The segment CCGCTGCGGAAAGCTTTCATCACCTCGGCACGGTCTGTTTGGTCTTTCTCTCCGTGAATGGTCAAGGTCTTGATATCAACTCTTTCCATGGCCTTTGCCACGCGCTCTGCACGGACGCGAGTACGAACGAAGATGATAAATTTGCCTTCAGGATTTTGTTTCAAATATTCAGCCAAGAAGAAACGCTTGTCATCCATCTCAACGTTCATCACGAAATGCGAAACATTCTTAGACACTGGATCTTCCGGAGAAATCTGGATACGAATCGCACTGCTGCGGACTTGAGAGAACGCAAGCTTCTTAATTTCAGGACTGATAGTCGCAGAGAAGAACAAGGTTTGATGACGACGAGTCATTTTGCGCTTAATAGATTCGATGTCGTCGATAAAACCCAGATCTAACATGTGATCGGCCTCATCCAGAACTAGAGTTTCAATGTGGCTGATATCGATAAACCCCTGACTGATCAGATCGAACATACGCCCCGGAGTCGCAATCAAAATATCAATTCCATCCTGAAGTTTTTTAATTTGCGCATCCTGTTCAACGCCGCCAAACAAAGCAAAAGGTTTCACCTTCGTGTGCTTTGACAGACGATTGAAAACCTCGCCGATCTGCTGAGCCAACTCTCGGGTTGGCACCATGACCAAGCATTTGATCCCCAAAACACGCTTGCTGCTTTTATTGCTGTGAATTCCATTGATGATCGGAATCGCAAAAGCGGCCGTCTTACCGGTTCCGGTCTGCGCGATTGCCAAAACGTCTTCGCCCTTCATGATCGAAGGAATAGCCTTGAACTGAATATCCGTCGTACGGAAAAAACCGTTATCATTGAGATTGCGCAAAAGATCTTCAGACAGGTGGAATTTTTCGAATTTCAACGCAAACCTCACAATGGAAAGACAGGGAGTTAAAGGAAGCATTTACCATGCAAGACTCACTGGATGGAACCAGAAAGTAAAAAAGACCAAAAAGCCTGTAAAGATAACCCCTTATTTCGTCTTAGGATGGTCTAAAAAGAACTTCCAAATGATCATCGAAGCATCCAC is part of the Bdellovibrio svalbardensis genome and harbors:
- a CDS encoding DEAD/DEAH box helicase — protein: MKFEKFHLSEDLLRNLNDNGFFRTTDIQFKAIPSIMKGEDVLAIAQTGTGKTAAFAIPIINGIHSNKSSKRVLGIKCLVMVPTRELAQQIGEVFNRLSKHTKVKPFALFGGVEQDAQIKKLQDGIDILIATPGRMFDLISQGFIDISHIETLVLDEADHMLDLGFIDDIESIKRKMTRRHQTLFFSATISPEIKKLAFSQVRSSAIRIQISPEDPVSKNVSHFVMNVEMDDKRFFLAEYLKQNPEGKFIIFVRTRVRAERVAKAMERVDIKTLTIHGEKDQTDRAEVMKAFRSGDCKILIATDLSARGIDIPDVTHVINYDLPEKPENYVHRIGRTGRGFNKGIAVSFCSQEEKPLLAEIETLLTKKIEVIKVSKKDYQIIASQPESAIDASLQDLLDSEDTFKKSKRKKK